One window of the Podospora pseudocomata strain CBS 415.72m chromosome 7, whole genome shotgun sequence genome contains the following:
- a CDS encoding hypothetical protein (EggNog:ENOG503NW2A; COG:S), with translation MDNPPYSGRGGSKTPSLVQRLSEEFETSRVPEGFMAFSGDLASTLVAPHIPRGGGRTASPSGEFPTAEQVALENETKRVPSSDEQTIAAEPVESTDKHPTRRPLEHTRSFDNGYHFPPKYPKSEATKQALKSFWKFFTTPMGFFWTIYGLNIVAWGGMLFLLLCNAAPAMCYPTCDDIDSPRRKWVEWDSQVLTGLFCVTAFGLAPWRFRDWYYLLKYRIMGDFDGLRRLAGIHRSWFRLKGSEELAVDVGPENIPEGVPREVIPTPEKNIPNAPLTGTRAPATAVWKLDFVIWSMVMNTFAQCGLCGVMWGMNRFDRPSWVTGFLVAIACIIAMVGGYVMFLEGKKVKSIEGVPCNDRDLERLARDKEMGIPHWNNIKDKKPKEKKKVKDVEKA, from the coding sequence ATGGACAACCCACCCTACAGCGGCCGCGGCGGCTCCAAAACCCCTTCCCTCGTGCAAAGATTGTCAGAAGAGTTTGAAACCTCACGAGTACCCGAAGGCTTCATGGCCTTTTCTGGAGATCTAGCATCAACACTAGTCGCCCCTCACATCccccgcggcggcggccgcACAGCATCGCCCTCAGGCGAATTCCCCACTGCCGAGCAAGTCGCCCTCGAGAATGAGACCAAGCGAGTCCCTTCCTCCGACGAGCAGACAATCGCCGCTGAGCCGGTCGAGTCTACCGATAAACATCCAACAAGGCGCCCTCTGGAGCACACAAGGTCGTTTGATAACGGCTATCACTTCCCGCCCAAATACCCCAAGTCCGAAGCCACCAAGCAGGCACTGAAATCATTCTGGAAATTTTTCACCACGCCGATGGGTTTCTTTTGGACTATTTACGGCTTGAACATTGTTGCGTGGGGCGGCATGTTGTTTTTGCTGCTTTGCAACGCCGCACCGGCCATGTGTTATCCTACCTGTGATGATATCGACTCGCCGCGGAGGAAGTGGGTGGAGTGGGATTCTCAGGTGCTGACTGGATTGTTCTGCGTCACTGCTTTTGGGCTGGCGCCGTGGAGGTTTAGGGACTGGTATTACTTGTTGAAGTACAGAATCATGGGTGATTTCGATGGGCTCAGGAGACTGGCGGGGATTCACAGGAGTTGGTTCAGACTGAAGGGGTCGGAGGAGTTGGCAGTGGATGTTGGGCCGGAGAATATTCCCGAGGGGgtgccgagggaggtgatcCCGACGCCCGAGAAGAATATTCCCAATGCGCCGCTGACAGGGACGAGGGCGCCTGCGACGGCGGTGTGGAAGTTGGATTTTGTTATTTGGTCCATGGTGATGAACACGTTTGCTCAGTGCGGCTTGTGCGGTGTCATGTGGGGTATGAATCGCTTTGACCGGCCGAGCTGGGTGACGGGGTTTTTGGTGGCTATTGCGTGCATCATAGCGATGGTGGGCGGCTATGTCATGTttttggaggggaagaaggtcaagagCATTGAGGGGGTGCCGTGCAATGATagggatttggagaggttggcgagggatAAGGAGATGGGGATTCCGCACTGGAATAATATCAAGGATAAGAAgccgaaggagaagaagaaggtgaaggatGTGGAGAAGGCTTAA
- a CDS encoding hypothetical protein (EggNog:ENOG503NUYU; COG:S): MTTTTSPPLDLTTLPGPYPTTTSPMIFSSPSYNLPQIRTLHKSLHHAIDDKSSRLRTQVGGSYRELLGTADTIVAMKSEIEAVHQTLSDMGYKCGRGVVGHKMDALGKFTSATMGDKAASGRERLLAGCLGQLDAILRVREKAKRGERLETGARLFVLGRLLLAAAAGGQQQGSDEKEMGRRRRVLEKGHKIRLMGGIDADLRRYHKPGTGDKQQREATLVRALSAYALATSSGARDVLGYFLRVRGEAIALALEVDEEERVARSPEDVIRALGLYTQTLQDVQALVPGKLADALLRLKREKLLENEELLKMEGLRLDVYKRWCGDEIQFYTPFIRHDDLDGKAAREMLFGWADKGRKVVLEGLENTLKEMGEFKAIVELRTEVLKLWISEGGKARGFDPSEVLDEIREAVNKHMLRVLEQKVAKLRLVGSEVSAAVEAWKEGRSDQHESLWDMDSYDTDLSNGAAQFTQHVVSRLYGRNDDVSKAVASYKSWFRVIDDVGTVVDQLKRQRWDNDVDEIEDEETIEERQQLLAKDDPAALGKHLNESLVKSFKKLDENLSTLWKEQQDSPDRGHIAMYFLRVLRDIRSRLPENAEVKGFGLEAVPSLHQALVSTVAISPLDELATVALVRRTVVGRSLWEGEPALPSSPSPGAFKFLRNLVGAMGDAGVDLWSPTAVSVLKETLRKQLSEVWLETVSKLTEGLEPEVQTETEETPKPEAEEGASDTSDPKEESLEREAAKTEAVPDIVRHRDLLVQWLYDIYYLSSFLGTDDTFKQLSDVVLSKTDLEHSATAKQRLQKTSQDYFKRTSLLFGLLSS; the protein is encoded by the coding sequence atgacaaccaccacctccccccccctcgacctcACCACTCTTCCAGGCCCctacccaaccaccacctcccccatgatcttctcctccccctcctacaacctcccccaaatccGCACCCTCCACAAATCACTCCACCATGCCATCGACGACAAGTCCTCCCGCCTGCGCACACAAGTCGGGGGCTCCTACCGAGAACTCTTGGGGACAGCCGACACCATCGTCGCCATGAAGTCCGAGATCGAAGCCGTCCATCAAACCCTCTCCGACATGGGCTACAAGTGCGGCCGCGGCGTCGTCGGGCACAAGATGGATGCTCTCGGCAAATTTACTTCCGCCACAATGGGAGACAAAGCCGCCagcgggagggagaggctACTAGCCGGCTGTCTAGGACAACTAGATGCGATTTTGAGGGTTAGagaaaaagccaaaagagGTGAGAGGCTGGAGACGGGGGCGAGGTTGTTTGTTCTTGGACGGTTATtacttgctgctgctgctgggggacagcagcaggggaGTGATGAGAAGGAAatggggcggaggaggagggttttggaaaaggggcacAAAATCAGACTGATGGGCGGGATAGATGCTGATTTGAGGAGGTATCACAAGCCTGGGACGGGAGATAAACAACAACGCGAGGCGACGTTGGTCAGGGCGCTCAGCGCCTATGCTTTGGCTACCAGTTCTGGGGCGAGGGATGTGCTGGGATACTTTTTGAGGGTGAGAGGGGAGGCGATTGCGCTTGCGCtcgaggtggacgaggaggagagggtggcgaggAGCCCGGAGGATGTGATTAGGGCGTTGGGGCTGTATACCCAGACGTTGCAGGACGTGCAGGCTTTGGTTCCGGGGAAGCTGGCTGATGCGCTGTTGaggctgaagagggagaagctgCTTGAGAATGAGGAGTTgctgaagatggaggggctgagGTTGGATGTCTACAAAAGGTGGTGTGGGGATGAGATTCAGTTTTATACCCCGTTCATAAGACATGATGATCTTGATGgaaaggcggcgagggagatgctTTTTGGGTGGGCGGATAAAGGGAGGAAGGTTGTCTTGGAAGGGCTGGAGAACACACtcaaggagatgggggagttCAAAGCCATTGTTGAGCTGAGGACGGAGGTGCTCAAGCTGTGGATTTCAGAAGGTGGCAAGGCCAGGGGCTTTGATCCGTCGGAAGTGCTGGACGAGATAAGGGAGGCTGTCAACAAGCATATGCTGAGAGTGCTGGAGCAAAAGGTGGCCAAGTTGAGGTTGGTTGGATCAGAAGTGTCTGCTGCGGTGGAAGCatggaaggaggggaggagtgaTCAGCATGAGAGCCTGTGGGATATGGACTCGTACGATACGGACTTGTCGAACGGGGCTGCCCAGTTCACTCAGCATGTTGTGTCTAGGCTGTATGGCCGGAATGATGATGTGTCCAAAGCTGTGGCGAGCTACAAGTCTTGGTTCCGGGTcattgatgatgttggaaCTGTTGTCGACCAACTGAAGCGGCAACGGTGGGATAACGATGTGGATGAAATTGAAGATGAGGAAACCATTGAGGAACGCCAGCAACTACTCGCCAAGGACGACCCGGCGGCTTTGGGCAAGCATTTGAACGAGTCCCTGGTTAAGTCGTTCAAAAAGCTCGACGAAAATCTCTCCACGCTCTGGAAGGAACAGCAAGATAGTCCTGACAGAGGGCACATCGCCATGTACTTCTTGCGAGTTTTACGGGATATCCGGTCTCGGCTGCCCGAAAATGCAGAGGTCAAGGGATTCGGGTTGGAAGCGGTGCCGTCGCTTCACCAAGCGCTCGTGTCGACTGTGGCCATCTCTCCGCTGGACGAGTTGGCCACAGTAGCTCTGGTGCGTAGGACTGTGGTAGGAAGAAGTCTCTGGGAGGGCGAGCCTGCTTTGCCCAGCTCCCCGTCACCGGGGGCGTTCAAATTCCTGCGAAATCTCGTGGGGGCCATGGGTGATGCAGGCGTTGATCTCTGGAGTCCCACTGCTGTTTCTGTGCTCAAAGAAACTCTGCGAAAGCAGCTGTCCGAAGTGTGGTTGGAAACAGTCAGCAAGTTGACCGAGGGCCTTGAACCCGAGGTCCAGACCGAGACTGAAGAGACCCCAAAGCCTGAGGCCGAAGAAGGGGCCTCGGATACGTCAGATCCCAAAGAGGAAAGTCTTGAGAGAGAAGCTGCCAAGACCGAGGCTGTACCAGACATCGTGCGGCACAGAGATCTTTTGGTGCAGTGGCTCTACGACATCTATTATCTCTCTTCCTTCCTCGGCACAGATGACACATTTAAGCAGCTCTCCGACGTCGTCCTCTCGAAAACAGACCTGGAACACAGCGCAACTGCCAAGCAACGGCTGCAAAAGACATCGCAGGACTACTTCAAGCGCACCAGCCTGCTGTTTGGTCTTTTGTCGTCATAA
- the ECI1 gene encoding dodecenoyl-CoA isomerase (EggNog:ENOG503NXV1; COG:I): MASTSPIQVEYRGRLAIITINNPTKLGALNGQGYYDLAQALRQVATHDEVFITLLIGTGRFFSAGADVTITRTTPSTSSTTPHQQWLSSFVANNLNATHAFYTHPKILITALNGPVIGLSAALISFSDFIYAVPHTFLLTPFSSLGLVAEGGASRQLVQKLGPARSGEALIMSRKIESAQLEQCGFVNKVFSEVGKGDGEDEKFKRLVLAEIDDKLGEHLVGESLLGIKKLIRRPEREVLDSHNVAEVFAGLERFVSGVPQGEFEKIASGKKRHKL; this comes from the exons ATGGcgtccacctcccccatccaaGTG GAATACCGCGGCCGCCTCGCCATTATAAcaatcaacaaccccaccaagcTCGGCGCCCTCAACGGCCAAGGGTACTACGACCTCGCCCAAGCCCTCCGCCAGGTCGCCACCCACGACGAAgtcttcatcaccctcctcatcggaACAGGCCGTTTCTTCTCCGCCGGCGCAGACGTCACCATCACCCgaacaaccccctccacctccagcaccaccccccatcagCAATGGCTCTCCTCCTTCGTAGCCAACAACCTAAACGCCACCCACGCCTTCTACACCCACCCCAAaatcctcatcaccgccctcaaCGGCCCTGTAATCGgcctctccgccgccctcaTTTCTTTCAGTGACTTCATCTACGCCGTCCCGCACACCTTCCTCCTgacccccttctcatccctcggcctcgtcgCCGAGGGCGGTGCCTCCAGGCAGCTCGTCCAAAAACTCGGACCTGCCAGATCAGGCGAGGCGTTGATCATGAGCCGCAAGATTGAGAGCGCGCAGTTGGAACAGTGCGGGTTTGTCAACAAGGTCTTTTCAGAAGTCGGCAAGGGTGACGGGGAGGATGAAAAGTTCAAGAGATTGGTTTTGGCAGAAATTGACGACAAGCTCGGGGAGCATCTAGTTGGGGAGTCGCTGCTCGGAATCAAGAAACTGATTCGTCGTCCCGAGAGGGAGGTTCTCGACAGCCACAACGTCGCCGAGGTGTTTGCTGGACTGGAGAGGTTCGTCAGCGGGGTGCCGCAGGGGGAGTTTGAAAAGATTGCtagtgggaagaagaggcatAAGCTTTAG
- the RTC2 gene encoding putative vacuolar membrane transporter for cationic amino acids (EggNog:ENOG503NY9G; COG:S): MAPPTAPLNLDVEAISGICGSISIACWVVVFSPQIIENFRRSSADGLSIQFIVVWLLGDVFNILGAVMQGVLPTMIILAIYYTIADIVLLGQCFYYRGFTLSDDPIAPAPAPALPKTTSTTARNGADELGERSGLLSGSEGVYGSAGELERRGSWTHLSPAVPMIDVEEGAGGQGQKVRASPPTRLQSLGFNSSAVLMVCAAGVGGWWLSRGYGGNEEKGGKGEEDPLQMDFWGQVFGWLCAVLYLGSRLPQLLLNWRRKSTEGVSILFFLFACLGNLTYVLSILAYDPVCGEDGECKDGEAARIYWQYVLVNLSWLAGSAGTLFLDMSIFVQFFLYSKGDEEDEESDDEGSVSGSEDEDDEESIAGDQWDQRPVLERGVSNYA, encoded by the coding sequence atggcccCCCCAACCGcacccctcaacctcgacgtCGAGGCCATATCCGGCATCTGTggctccatctccatcgccTGCTGGGTAGTCGTCTTCTCCCCCCAAATCATCGAAAACTTCCGCCGCTCCAGCGCAGACGGCCTCTCGATCCAGTTCATCGTCGTCTGGCTCCTCGGCGACGTGTTCAACATCCTGGGAGCCGTCATGCAAGGGGTTTTGCCTACGATGATCATTTTGGCGATCTACTACACCATTGCCGATATTGTACTACTGGGGCAGTGTTTTTATTACAGGGGTTTCACGCTGAGTGATGATCCTATTGCtccggcaccagcaccagcactaCCAAAGACGACGAGCACGACAGCGAGGAATGGAGCTGATGAGCTCGGGGAGAGAAGTGGGCTTTTGAGTGGGAGCGAGGGGGTTTATGGGAGTGCAGGGGAGTtggaaaggagggggagctggaCGCATTTGAGTCCGGCGGTGCCGATGattgatgtggaggagggagctggTGGGCAGGGGCAGAAGGTTAGGGCGAGTCCGCCGACGAGGTTGCAGAGTTTGGGGTTTAATAGTTCGGCTGTGTTGATGGTTTgtgcggcgggggtgggtgggtggtggttgagtaGGGGGTACGGGGGGaatgaggagaagggtgggaagggggaggaggatccTCTGCAGATGGATTTTTGGGGGCAGGtttttgggtggttgtgtgCGGTTTTGTATCTGGGATCGAGACTGCCGCAGTTGTTGCTCaactggaggaggaagtcgaCCGAGGGGGTGTCgattttgttctttttgtttgCGTGCTTGGGGAATCTGACGTATGTGCTGTCGATTCTGGCTTATGACCCGGtttgcggggaggatggggagtgcAAGGATGGGGAGGCGGCTAGGATTTACTGGCAGTATGTGCTGGTGAACTTGTCGTGGCTGGCCGGCAGTGCGGGGACGCTGTTTTTGGACATGAGCATCTTTGTGCAGTTTTTCTTGTACAGcaagggggatgaggaggatgaggaaagTGACGACGAGGGGAGTGTGAGCGGGagtgaggacgaggatgatgaggagagcaTTGCTGGGGATCAGTGGGATCAACGGCCGGtcttggagaggggggtttctAATTACGCATAA